One window of Hippoglossus stenolepis isolate QCI-W04-F060 chromosome 1, HSTE1.2, whole genome shotgun sequence genomic DNA carries:
- the immp1l gene encoding mitochondrial inner membrane protease subunit 1 isoform X2, whose protein sequence is MVSGSFYLQVEMFRRVLGSTLGFVGYTVQYGCIAHCAFEYFGEFVVCSGPSMEPTIVSHDIVFSERMSRHLCKIEKGDVVIAKSPFDPNMNICKRVIGLEGDKVCTSSPPDMFKTHTFVPKGHVWLEGDNLRNSSDSRSYGPIPYALIRGRVCLKLWPPHSFGTLSESPTRRIIKTHNDSD, encoded by the exons ATGGTCAGTGGAAGCTTTTATTTACAG gtggagatGTTCCGTCGTGTGCTGGGGTCGACTTTGGGTTTTGTGGGCTACACGGTCCAGTATGGCTGTATTGCACATTGTGCCTTTGAATACTTTGGAGAATTTGTGGTG TGCTCTGGTCCATCAATGGAGCCGACTATTGTCAGCCATGATATTGTCTTCTCAGAGAGGATGAGTCGTCATCTTTGCAAAATAGAAAA GGGGGATGTAGTGATTGCAAAGAGTCCATTTGACCcaaatatgaacatttgtaAAAGGGTAATTGGGCTGGAGGGAGATAAAGTCTGCACAAGTTCCCCACCAGACATGTTCAAGACCCACACATTT GTTCCAAAAGGCCACGTATGGCTAGAAGGGGATAACCTTAGGAATTCCTCTGACTCACGCAGCTATGGCCCAATTCCCTATGCCCTCATCCGAGGGCGTGTTTGCTTAAAG CTCTGGCCGCCGCATAGTTTTGGGACCCTCAGTGAAAGCCCAACCAGACGCATCATTAAAACTCACAATGACTCAGATTGa
- the immp1l gene encoding mitochondrial inner membrane protease subunit 1 isoform X1, with translation MVSGSFYLQQVEMFRRVLGSTLGFVGYTVQYGCIAHCAFEYFGEFVVCSGPSMEPTIVSHDIVFSERMSRHLCKIEKGDVVIAKSPFDPNMNICKRVIGLEGDKVCTSSPPDMFKTHTFVPKGHVWLEGDNLRNSSDSRSYGPIPYALIRGRVCLKLWPPHSFGTLSESPTRRIIKTHNDSD, from the exons ATGGTCAGTGGAAGCTTTTATTTACAG caggtggagatGTTCCGTCGTGTGCTGGGGTCGACTTTGGGTTTTGTGGGCTACACGGTCCAGTATGGCTGTATTGCACATTGTGCCTTTGAATACTTTGGAGAATTTGTGGTG TGCTCTGGTCCATCAATGGAGCCGACTATTGTCAGCCATGATATTGTCTTCTCAGAGAGGATGAGTCGTCATCTTTGCAAAATAGAAAA GGGGGATGTAGTGATTGCAAAGAGTCCATTTGACCcaaatatgaacatttgtaAAAGGGTAATTGGGCTGGAGGGAGATAAAGTCTGCACAAGTTCCCCACCAGACATGTTCAAGACCCACACATTT GTTCCAAAAGGCCACGTATGGCTAGAAGGGGATAACCTTAGGAATTCCTCTGACTCACGCAGCTATGGCCCAATTCCCTATGCCCTCATCCGAGGGCGTGTTTGCTTAAAG CTCTGGCCGCCGCATAGTTTTGGGACCCTCAGTGAAAGCCCAACCAGACGCATCATTAAAACTCACAATGACTCAGATTGa